The following proteins are encoded in a genomic region of Nonomuraea muscovyensis:
- a CDS encoding lasso RiPP family leader peptide-containing protein, whose product MIDNERNEPYEPPQMLEIGEFGQLTRGYGMLNMDHAYYFKLW is encoded by the coding sequence ATGATCGACAACGAGCGCAACGAGCCGTACGAGCCCCCGCAGATGCTCGAGATCGGCGAGTTCGGGCAGCTCACCCGCGGCTACGGCATGCTCAACATGGACCACGCCTACTACTTCAAGCTGTGGTGA
- a CDS encoding DUF998 domain-containing protein, producing MRLTTKVLLLCGAIGPAVFAAVYVIAGATRPGYSTWHHTISTLSLGDQGWIQIGSFMLYGVLTLGFALGLRRALRSGPGSVWGPILFVVVGFGLIVIGPFVTDPVLGYPAATPAVPSLDGNIHNLTSLIVFVAFPVACFVLARRFAHDRWRGWFPYSLVTGILAIAFFMLFFASVSDGGNSPAGLLERIPTIILGIWQALLALRLLNQVGERSQFWAARTVSEGNRSL from the coding sequence ATGAGACTGACCACCAAAGTCCTCCTGCTCTGTGGCGCGATCGGCCCGGCGGTCTTCGCCGCCGTGTACGTCATCGCCGGGGCCACCCGTCCCGGCTACAGCACCTGGCACCACACCATCAGCACGCTCAGCCTGGGCGATCAGGGATGGATACAGATCGGCAGCTTCATGCTCTACGGGGTGCTCACGCTGGGCTTCGCGCTAGGCCTCAGGCGCGCTCTGCGGAGCGGTCCCGGATCGGTGTGGGGGCCCATCCTGTTCGTGGTCGTGGGCTTCGGACTCATCGTCATCGGCCCGTTCGTGACGGACCCGGTCCTGGGCTACCCGGCGGCGACGCCTGCCGTACCGAGTCTGGACGGGAACATCCACAACCTCACGAGTCTGATCGTCTTCGTCGCCTTCCCCGTCGCCTGTTTCGTGCTGGCGCGGCGCTTCGCGCACGACAGGTGGCGCGGCTGGTTTCCCTACTCGCTCGTCACCGGGATCCTTGCCATCGCGTTCTTCATGCTCTTCTTCGCCAGCGTCTCGGACGGAGGGAACTCTCCAGCGGGGCTGCTCGAGCGGATACCCACCATCATCCTCGGCATCTGGCAGGCCCTGCTCGCGCTCCGGCTCCTGAACCAGGTCGGCGAAAGAAGCCAGTTCTGGGCGGCCAGGACCGTGTCGGAGGGGAACAGGTCGCTATGA
- a CDS encoding SDR family oxidoreductase — protein MTDLNEHKKILVTGATGNVGRQLVAMLLEAGITPRALARDPHRAGLPDSVEVVRGDLTDPVSLGAALEGVDSVFLLWPFFTADGAQPVVDAIGKHARHVVYLSASSVRDDREPADNGVWGEVERLIEGAGVRWTFLRAGGFAANTLGWAGEIRDTGVVRAPYAGAARSLIHEADIAAVAALALTEDGHDGRRYVLTGPDVVTQAEQVRIIGEAIGRSLRFDEQTPEEAREQMIAAWGDPAFVDQALGHWARITEEPEPVTSTVRELTGRPGRPFRAWASDHADDFRS, from the coding sequence ATGACTGATCTGAACGAGCACAAGAAGATCCTGGTGACCGGCGCGACCGGCAACGTGGGCAGACAGCTGGTCGCCATGCTGCTCGAGGCGGGCATCACGCCGCGCGCGCTGGCCAGGGACCCGCATCGAGCCGGCTTGCCGGACAGCGTGGAAGTGGTGCGCGGCGACCTGACCGACCCCGTCTCCCTGGGGGCCGCGCTGGAGGGTGTCGACTCGGTGTTCCTGCTGTGGCCCTTCTTCACGGCGGACGGAGCGCAGCCCGTCGTGGACGCGATCGGCAAGCACGCGCGCCACGTCGTCTACCTTTCCGCCTCCTCCGTGCGCGACGACCGCGAGCCCGCGGACAACGGGGTCTGGGGCGAGGTGGAGCGACTGATCGAAGGCGCCGGAGTGCGATGGACGTTCCTACGGGCCGGAGGCTTCGCCGCCAACACCCTGGGCTGGGCCGGCGAGATCCGCGACACGGGCGTGGTGCGGGCGCCGTACGCGGGCGCGGCCAGGTCGCTGATCCACGAGGCCGACATCGCCGCCGTGGCGGCGCTGGCGCTGACCGAGGACGGACACGACGGCCGGCGGTACGTGCTCACCGGCCCCGACGTGGTCACCCAGGCCGAGCAGGTGCGCATCATCGGCGAGGCGATCGGGCGGAGCCTGCGCTTCGACGAGCAGACGCCCGAGGAGGCCCGCGAGCAGATGATCGCCGCCTGGGGAGACCCCGCCTTCGTGGATCAGGCGCTCGGTCACTGGGCCCGCATCACCGAGGAGCCGGAGCCGGTCACCTCGACCGTGCGGGAGCTGACCGGCAGGCCGGGCCGTCCGTTCCGCGCATGGGCGAGCGACCACGCAGACGACTTCCGGAGCTGA
- a CDS encoding LysR family transcriptional regulator: protein MLSSNRLRVLLEVFRTGSIAGAARVLKLSPSAVSHQLSRLEQEAGVGLVERNAQSLRLTEAGRRLAIRAQEVVDIIEAAEKDLLAQARVDAGELRIGFFASAGYRLLPLALSRFASRYPKVALDLVEGQPYELLPDLERGALDVLVIFEHALDPRQGPEGVEVVHLFDEPQLLVLPTGHPAAQRPRVRLADLADEPWITTFGAEHPVSILERASALEGFSPRIRCRSDHYEVTIGLVRAGLGVALVPSLGLQGATGLHTCRLATPNLFRRIGVARRPTNPNPAARSFLAYLRTASAQLRNSMEPSLR, encoded by the coding sequence GTGTTGAGTAGTAACCGGCTGCGTGTCCTGCTTGAGGTGTTCAGGACGGGCAGCATCGCCGGTGCGGCAAGGGTGTTGAAGCTGTCGCCGTCCGCCGTGTCCCACCAGCTGTCCCGCCTGGAGCAGGAGGCGGGGGTCGGCCTGGTCGAGCGCAACGCGCAGAGCCTGCGGCTGACCGAGGCGGGACGCCGCCTCGCCATCCGGGCGCAGGAGGTCGTCGACATCATCGAGGCGGCGGAGAAGGACCTGCTCGCCCAGGCCAGGGTGGACGCCGGTGAGCTGCGCATCGGCTTCTTCGCCTCTGCCGGATACCGGCTGCTGCCGCTGGCGCTGTCGCGGTTCGCCTCCAGGTATCCCAAGGTGGCGCTCGACCTGGTGGAGGGCCAGCCGTACGAGCTGCTGCCCGATCTGGAGCGCGGGGCGCTCGACGTGCTGGTGATCTTCGAGCACGCCCTCGACCCGCGGCAGGGCCCCGAAGGGGTGGAGGTGGTCCACCTGTTCGACGAACCACAACTCCTGGTCCTGCCGACCGGCCACCCCGCCGCCCAGCGGCCCAGGGTACGGCTGGCGGACCTGGCCGACGAGCCGTGGATCACCACGTTCGGCGCCGAGCACCCGGTGTCGATCCTCGAACGGGCCAGCGCGCTGGAAGGCTTCTCACCGCGGATCCGCTGCCGCAGCGACCACTACGAGGTGACGATCGGCCTGGTGCGAGCCGGACTCGGCGTCGCGCTGGTGCCGAGCCTCGGCCTGCAGGGCGCGACGGGACTGCACACCTGCCGCCTGGCCACGCCGAACCTGTTCCGCAGGATCGGCGTGGCCCGGCGGCCGACCAACCCGAACCCGGCCGCCCGGTCCTTCCTGGCCTACCTGCGCACGGCCTCGGCCCAGCTCAGGAACTCGATGGAGCCCTCGCTGCGCTGA